The following is a genomic window from Gemmatimonadaceae bacterium.
CCGTTGGTTCGGCGGCGTCCGACGTCAGCGAATCTGGATCTGGCGCGCACGACGCTCGTCGAGTTTGGGCGCCGGCAGCGTGATCTCGAGAACGCCGTCCTTGAAGCTCGCCTCGCAATTGTCGGACTCGATGCCTTCGGGGAGCGGGATGGCCCGATAGAACGAGCCGTAGTTCCGCTCGCTGCGATAGAAATCGTCGCGGTTTTCTTCTCGTTCGGAATGGCGATGCCCCGAGATCGCGAGCACGCCGTTCTCGATCTCCGCCTTCACGTCCTCTTTCTTGAGACCTGGAAGGTCGGCGCGCACGACGAGCTTGTCGCCGCGGCGGAAGGTCTCGACCTGCGGCGCCCACGCCGACTGGTCTTCGTCGAGAAACCCTCGCCATGGTCCCGCGGATGCCCCGAGACCGAACGCGCGTCCGAGCCCGAAGTTCTCGAACAAGCGATCCATGTCGTCGGCCATGCGCCGCATCAAGGTGAATGCTCCGGAGCGCGGTCCGCGAACCGGGGCGTTCGCGGATTCAGCCGCGGGCGCCCGCGTCGCGGCTTGACCGCGGGTTTCGCGTTCGGTCGAAATAGACCGTTCGCGGTCACCGGTGCCGATGTTCTTGCCGAAGCTGTGGCTCGCCCCTTGGTGCGGATTTTCATCCCGTGTGTAGTCTCGATCGTCGGCCATTGGATTCTCCCTTGTGCCCCGAGTGCTCGGGGAGGGACGTGCGTGGGGAAAGTGCTCGACGCCGATTGCGCCGAGCGATGGGCAGATCTGCTTCGCGCCGCAATCAGCATGCCCTGAGTAAGAAGCGTTGCGGCGTGATGGACCGCGTGAGGTGTTTGGCGCGAGCACTGCATTGACTAGCCGGCGGCGGGCGAACCTTACCCTGGATGGGCGGTGAAACCAAAGACAGCTCTCGTCATCGGCGCCGCGTGCGCGCTGCTGTTCGGGGCGATGCTCCTCACGTCACCCGACGGAATCCTCCGCGGTCTCGGCCTCGAGCCGCACGGCGACGGAATTCTCGTTGCTCGGGATATGTCGATCCTCGTGTTCGGATTTGCCGTGCTGGACTGGTTGGGTCGAAATGCCGAAGGGAAGATGTTGCGCACGATACTGATCGCGAACCTGTTCGTACATGTTGCCGGGTTCGCGTTGCGCGGCGCCGGCATCGTGACGCATCAACTCCCCGGCGCGGCGTGGCCGAGCCTGGTGGCGCAGGCGGTGCTCGCGACGATTTTCGGTTTGGCGCTCCTCGCGACGCGGGCACGCGATCGTCGACGCAGCGACAAGTTGATTCGAGCCGCCTGAGCGATTGGCTCGGCTTGGGGGCACATGTGATGCAGTCTCACATTGCCCGGAGTTTTCGCGCGGCGAACTCGAGCAATAGGCTAGACGTGCTGGCAAGCGACGGCGGCGTGAGCGGACTGCGCCCGGTGTCATCGGCAGCCGACGATATCGGCCGCGGCGACCCCGCGTTGAGCACCAGATTGACGGCGCTGTGGGAGACGCCCGACACGTGGGTCGCCCGGATCGCGACGGTCGATCACAAGACGCTCGGCAAACGATACGTCTACACCGCGTTCGTTTTTTTTGTGCTCGGTGGCATCGAGGCACTGCTGATCCGTCTGCAGCTGGCGCGGCCGGACAACACGCTGATCTCGCCAAACGCGTACAACCAGCTGATGACGATGCACGGCGTGACGATGATGTTCCTCTTCATCCAGCCGGTGCTGTCGGGGTTCAGCTTCTACTTGACGCCGCTCATGATCGGGGCGCGCGAGTTGGCGTTTCCCCGGCTGAATGCGTTTAGCTACTACGCGTTTCTGCTCGCCGGCGTCTTCATGTACGCGAGCTTCGCGATCGGCCAGGCGCCCAACGCCGGCTGGTTCAACTACACGCCGCTGGCCGACGCGGTTCACGACCCGGGACGGAACATCGATTTCTACGTTCTCGGGCTCCTGTTCCTCGGCACGTCGACGACGGCGGGTGCGTTCAACTCGATCGTCACCATTCTCAAGCTGCGCGCGCCCGGCATGTCGCTGTCGACCATGCCGCTCTTTCTCTGGAGCTCGTTGACGGTGTCGTTCGCCGTCGTGTTCTCGATGCCCGCCTTTACCGTCGCGCTCGGCTTCTTGGAGCTCGAGCGACAATGGCACTTCGCGTTCTTTGACGCGGCGCGCGGAGGCAGCGCGCTCCTCTGGCAGCATCTCTTCTGGGTCTTTGCGCATCCCTGGGTCTACATCGTGTTTCTGCCGGCGACCGGGATGTTGTCGATGGTCATTCCGACCTTCTGCCGCCGGCCCATCACCGGACACACGTACGTCGCACTGTCGACCGTGGCCACCGGGGCGATCGGCTTTGGCGTGTGGGTGCATCACATGTTCGCGACCGGGCTGCCTCAGCTCGAGATGAGCTTCTTCGGCGGTGCGAGCATGCTCATCTCGATTCCGAGCGCGGTCACGATCTTCGCGTGGCTGGCGACGATGTGGTACGGACGCGTCGTTCTCGCGACTCCGATGCTTTTCGCGCTGGCGTTCATCGTCCAGTTCGTCATCGGCGGCGTGAGCGGCGTGATGACCGCCGCGATTCCGTTCGATTGGCAGGCGACGGACACCTACTTCATCGTCGCGCACATTCACTACGTGTTGCTCGGCGGAAGCGTCTTTGGGTTGTTCGCCGGAGCGTACTACTGGGCGCCGAAAGCGTACGGCCACATGCCCAACGAGGCGGTGAGCAAACTCGCGTTCTGGCTCATGTTCGTCGGATTCAACGTCGGGTTTTTTCCGATGCACATGAGCGGGCTGCTCGGAATGCCGCGGCGTGTCTACACGTACGCGGCGTCGAGCGGTCTCGCGGGACTCAACCTCATCTCGACCGTCGGTGCCTATTTGCTGGCGATCGGGATCGCGATCGGGCTTTGGAGTTTGTATCGCTGCCGCTCGCATGGGCCGGCGGCCGGCGCGAATCCGTGGGGAGCGGCGTCGTTGGAATGGCTCACCACGTCGCCGCCGCGGCCGTTCAACTTCGCTCACGTTCCTCTGGTCGACTCGCGCCATCCGCTTTGGGACGGTGCGTACTCCGTAGGCCCGTCACTCGACGGCGCGCGCCTTTCGCCGCTGACGACGGCAGTAGACGGCGAGCCGGTGGCTCCGATCGCGCTCCCAGAAGACAACGTGTGGAGCGTGGCGATCGCCGTCGCGATGCTGGTCGCGTTCGCCGCGTTGCTGGCGCGTATCGACGTGCTTGCGGCCGCCGGCTTCGTGACGACGCTGTTGTGCCTTGCCCGCTGGATGTGGCCGGCGAGCGCCCACACCCCGGCAGCCGCGGAAGCATGACGAGCGTCGCATGGACGAACGGTTCGACTTCGGGGCGGCGCGGAAGCGCGGAGGTCGGCCGGTGGGGGATGACCCTCTTCCTCATCAACGAAGGGACCCTCTTCGCCTGTCTG
Proteins encoded in this region:
- a CDS encoding Hsp20/alpha crystallin family protein, yielding MADDRDYTRDENPHQGASHSFGKNIGTGDRERSISTERETRGQAATRAPAAESANAPVRGPRSGAFTLMRRMADDMDRLFENFGLGRAFGLGASAGPWRGFLDEDQSAWAPQVETFRRGDKLVVRADLPGLKKEDVKAEIENGVLAISGHRHSEREENRDDFYRSERNYGSFYRAIPLPEGIESDNCEASFKDGVLEITLPAPKLDERRARQIQIR
- a CDS encoding cbb3-type cytochrome c oxidase subunit I — protein: MLASDGGVSGLRPVSSAADDIGRGDPALSTRLTALWETPDTWVARIATVDHKTLGKRYVYTAFVFFVLGGIEALLIRLQLARPDNTLISPNAYNQLMTMHGVTMMFLFIQPVLSGFSFYLTPLMIGARELAFPRLNAFSYYAFLLAGVFMYASFAIGQAPNAGWFNYTPLADAVHDPGRNIDFYVLGLLFLGTSTTAGAFNSIVTILKLRAPGMSLSTMPLFLWSSLTVSFAVVFSMPAFTVALGFLELERQWHFAFFDAARGGSALLWQHLFWVFAHPWVYIVFLPATGMLSMVIPTFCRRPITGHTYVALSTVATGAIGFGVWVHHMFATGLPQLEMSFFGGASMLISIPSAVTIFAWLATMWYGRVVLATPMLFALAFIVQFVIGGVSGVMTAAIPFDWQATDTYFIVAHIHYVLLGGSVFGLFAGAYYWAPKAYGHMPNEAVSKLAFWLMFVGFNVGFFPMHMSGLLGMPRRVYTYAASSGLAGLNLISTVGAYLLAIGIAIGLWSLYRCRSHGPAAGANPWGAASLEWLTTSPPRPFNFAHVPLVDSRHPLWDGAYSVGPSLDGARLSPLTTAVDGEPVAPIALPEDNVWSVAIAVAMLVAFAALLARIDVLAAAGFVTTLLCLARWMWPASAHTPAAAEA